The genomic region TCAGCCATCATTCATGTATGGTGCTGAATTAAGACCCATACTGAATAAAGTCTGTACTACTTTGGTACTCACATGTCTCACCCTGTTCCTCAAATCCAGGCGCTGCTGGTGGAGCTGCTGCACACGCTGGGTATGTGTCTGCTCGTTTTCCGTGTGCTTCCCCTCCTGGACATGCTGCGCGCTCTTATCCTACTGGCCTCAATCTACACTATCCCGGCATTCCTCAAGACCGTCTTCGAAGGTCGCGACCCCAACATCAGCCTTTCCCGGAAGTGCTCCATGTTCATGCTCAACTGCGGCGCTTTCCTCATACAGATCGGCAGCATCGTTCTGTGTCTAATGTATCAAATTCCAATGACTCCAGACGAGAAGCTGGCAATACGGAATAAGGTTCTACGGGATAATATCGAGGTCATGGTTCCACGCCCGATGCTGAGGGAAGGATACTTCGGTAATTATATCGTGTATGAACTGCCACTGGCACTGATTCTCATCTCATTGGCGTACTGGGAGAATTTCGTTGATGACGACATGGAGATATGCGGGCGCGTGCTTGCGTTTCGCTCGTGGAAAAAGCACTTGCACCACACACGGGGTCGCCTGTACATCTTTGTAAGCGTCTGGAAGGCTCTCTGGGTGGTGGCGTTCGCAATTCTCCTGCAACCCGGATTCAACTTTAACCTTCACTATACACAATACACCATATCCAGTAACAAAACTGGCACTAGCAATGCAACACTTTTGAATACTACTCTTATACCCGTAGCGTCAAACATGTCGATAAACACCATTGAGACAGACACGTTTGTGGAAGAAAACCCTATTGCCCTTCCCCAAAGATCCATGTTTAAACGACAGGCAGAAGGAGAGAGCATATTAGAATACCCGGTGTACGGAGACTATGGTGCAGGCAACGCAGGCGGAGGATCTGCCACCATAAATCCACTCGTCAAACTCACCGAACCGACAGTTAACATTGAAAATGATACGAAGAAGTCACTAAACATAACCCGATCCCTAAAAGACATTTTTAAACTCTCCAAACAGACCATAAGACATTTTGAGCTGTACGGGATAGTGTACATACAGATCATATCCAGCTCGTTGACCACCTACTTCGGCAGCACGGCGTGTAAATTGTGCATGCAACTGATGGGTTTCTCCCTGCCGCTCATGCTCATACTTCCGGTATCCGTGGCGTTCATCGTGCTACAGTGCGTCTATCAGTTCTTGCCGACGGGTGTGTTTATCTGGGTGGGTGTGGAGACTGGCAGTAACACGTGGATCCTCCACCTCGCCTGGCTCGGCGTCGTCTGGCTTTCAGAAGTGTACATTGTCTCGCACATTTGGTTCCCCAGTAACGGTCGTATGGAAAGGATTGACAGGTAGTTATATAAGTATATgctatattatatttgaaacctAGCATTTCGAGGcctttgatttttatgtttcCATCAAAAGACACACAATTATGTTTTGCTTGATGTCACCTCTACGTCGGTGCCTTCAGATTATTCGTCACCCCGGTTCGTTGTGGCATCCTGCCCGACCAGTCGTTGATGCTCCGTCGTCGGCGGAATGACCAGGACACGAGCCTACTACCCGACGTTGACGACGAAAGCTATGACCCGGATGCCCTCCAGTACAAGGCTGACGACGTCGTACCCCAGATCTACGCATGTGCGACCATGTGGCACGAGACGCGTGCCGAGATGACCAACCTACTAAAGTCTTTGTTCAGGTATGTTCATTGTAGTTTAAAATGTAGGATCAGAAAACAGCATTATCTTTTCGGGTACAATGTTTTCTCTCTTAACTATTGGTACGGATAAGATTGTATGCATCTACAATGTATTTCCAGAATGGATATCGACCACAGCGGACGGTACCTGGCCCAAAAGTTCTACAAAATTAGGGATCCTGACTATTACGAATTCGAAGGTATTGATCCACATACGCTCTTTGTGCCATATTTGTCATAGTTTGTTCAgaagtatttttatttgatatgtacaATCAATTTGAATTAAGCAATTATACATTcttagtattttttaaaagattttgaCCAAATTTCACAAGCATGCCAAACGTTGGTCGATTGTTTTCCAGCGCATCTGTTTTTTGACGACGCGATGGAGCTGTCTGATGATGACAATCTGGTACCGAACATGTTCGTGGGTGACCTCATGGAGTGTATTGACGACTCACTCAGGTACAGAGATGCTTTTAATCCGTTCATGGATTTTGACACTCCTAAATGAGACAACCAAGTCTGTCGTCTGTCAGTGTTTCCCCCCTTTGGTCCTTTCCCCGTCCCTTAAATGCTATTCCACTTGTGGTTTTTACTTATGCAGGTCCATTACTTTGAAAACACAGCTACATGTAGTACACGCTCGCAACTATAGGCCCCATATACTCACGATGTCATCGATTATCGCAATCATTGGTCACTTATATGCCTCATATACTTGCAATCATAATGTCGCCTATACTCGCATTCGTAGGCCAATTATACTCGCAACCATAAGCCATGTATACTTGCAATCATAGTGTCGCCTATACTCGCATTCGTAGGCCAATTATACTCGCAACCATAAGCCATGTATACTTGCGATCATAATGTCGCCTAAACTCGCATTCGTAGGCCAAATATACTCGTAATCATAAGCCATGTATACTTGCAATCATTAGCCACATATACTCGCAATCATCGGTCACCTATACTCGCAATCAAAAGCAACACATATTCGTAATAATAGGACACAAATACTCGCAACCATAAGCCATGCATACTTGCAATTATAAGCCACATATACTCGCAATCATAGGACAACTTTACTCGCAATCATAGGCCACATATACTTGCAATCATAGTCACCTATTCGCGCAATCAAATGCAACATACATGAAATATACGACCACATATACTTGCAATCTACGGTCAGATATACTTGCAATCTACAGCCACATATACTTGCAATCAAGGCCACATATACTTGCAATCATAGGCCACATATACTTGCAATTATAGGCCACCTGTTCCCGCAGTCATTGGCCACATGTACTCGCAATCATAGGCAACTATACTCTCAAGCATAGGTAACCTATACTCGCAATCATAGGCCACATATACTTGAAACATAAGCCACTATACTCACAATCATAGGCCACCTTTATCCGGAATCATAGGCCACATATACTTGAAACATAAGCCACTATAGCCACAATCATAGGCCACCTTTACCCGGAATCATAGGCCACATATACTTCAAACATAAGCCACTATACTCACAATCATAGGCCACATATACTCGCAATTACAGGCCACATGTGTTTGCAATCATAGATAGCCTATATTCGCAAGTATATACCTCCTCTATACACGGTACCCAAcaataaagtgtttaaaatgtggAAATCATGTACCAAATcataaataaaagtttgtaatacaattgtttatcagtaaatattgaaacatgcaACTAACATCAACTATTTCTATCAGTTCGGTGCACGAGCGGCAGATGACGCTAGGACCTCCAACACGTACTCCAACCCCATACGGCGGCCGCCTCACCTGGAAACTTCCGGGAGGAACAAAACTGATCGCCCATCTTAAGGACAAGCATAAGATACGGCACAAGAAACGCTGGTCACAAGTAAAgcaaagttgtttttttctttaaattaaacatttacagTACCTAGAATTTTAGAAATGTGACTAATTTTGGTACATACATGTTTTGAATTGTCATCACAATAAAGGCATTTAATCACACTTCAGTTCTAGCATATTCGTTAACTTACTCAGTCAAACTGACAAGCTCCCTTCGTTTCCCTGCCCATAGGTGATGTACATGTACTACCTGTTGGGGTACCGGATCCTGGCTCAGCCCGAAAACCTGCTAACCAAGGACATGATCGACGGTTACCGCTCTGACGGGGAGTTCCAGCGCGTCAAGCTCACAGAGAGCCAACTGCGCAGGCGCAGGAAGGCCGCACACTTCACGCGCAGCGTCATCTTCAATTACGTCACGGACGACGTGCACACGCAGGTACGCGgttaaatgcatgtattgttaaaagtaaaCTGTTTGGGTTCTACCTCATCATCGTCTTTATGATCTTACATTAGAAACTTAGTAAATAGATGTTCTGGAAGACCTTACTCGGTCGGTTCACAGTGAGGGATATTTCAGTATCATGGTTACAGCAAgaaaactatattattttttgttttaattagcTGAGTGAAGTTAGCTTAGCATGCGACATTCAAAGGAGGATTGTCGTGTTGGCACGACAGTGAGCATTGAAAACACCATAGTCCTTCGGACTACTATTGAACATgatcattcaaaaatgaatgtcgttcAGGCACGAGATTGGACTTTCTAAAAATGAAAGTCATGCTGGCACTATATTGGCCATTggaaattcaaaacataaatgttgttcAATGTCTTTCTAGCAcgaaattttttatttttgaatgtctaatgtcgtgtaacacaatattcatttttattcttattgaATGTCAAATATCCAATGTCCGGGTTTCCGATGTCCAATGCCGTGCTAatacgactttcatttttgaatttcGAATGTCGTTCCAGCGCGACATTCATCTTTTGAATGTCAAGGGTTGAATGTGGCATGCTTGTTTACTTCACACAATCGTTTTAATTgattatttgaacatttaaacgGAACAAATGTGGTACGTAGAAAACTAGATGAGACTTTTTTTGAGTATGACGGAGCATATAAACGTTATCCCCGCAGGCCGAGAACACGTACATTTTGACTCTGGACGGCGACGTGGACTTCCATCCGGATGCTGTCCGCCTCCTCATCGACAGCCTGAAGACCAACAAGAAGGTTGGGGCCGCCTGTGGTCGCATTCATCCCATCGGATCAGGTATCTTCCGGAAATCTACCAAATTACGTCAATCTACTTAGTTTCTACCGTTAATGCAGTCTATCGTTTTTAGCGTATTGAGATCAATTCGGATACGTCTCATACTTTACCGTTAATACGATGACACAAACGAACGGAGACTTTTCACAAATACGGGAATAGACTTAAGACCAAAATATCGTACTTGTTTTTCCAGGTCCCCTGTGCTGGTACCAGCAGTTCGAATACGCTATCGGCCATTGGCTGCAGAAGGCATCGGAACATGTGTTTGGCTGCGTCATGTGCGCGCCTGGCTGCTTCTCCCTCTTCCGTGGTTCCGCCATGATGGACGACAACGTGGCACGAACGTATGCCACTCGCGCCACGGAGGCAGGTCACTACGTTCAGTACGATCAGGGTGGGTGAATCATATTTACCTTTTCTtcctataaaacatgttaatcATTCAGTTAGTTTGCGGCCTTTCAGTATGCCCCCTTTTAACGAATGTGTTTATCGGTTTGCACAAAGGCTCAGCAACGGTTTAAGCTAGAACATCAAACAGGAAACATTGCCAACACATTGACTTGCGAACGGTTTCACATAAGATCACTGGCATGTTGTTTTTGACCAGTTAATACCCCTATTGCTTTTTGGTGtcataggtcaaaggtcaatatCACATCCaatgtgggtttttttcataaatgtgtcCGCACTTACTCAAAAACTTATCGGCGAAAGGTCATGTAACTTCACACGCAGGTTCTATGATATATGACCTTTACTGTTttggtcagtaggtcaaagagCACAGGCAATGTTGATTGAAAACCTTCGACAACGCAATAACTTGAAACAGATTTGGCATAGGACCATAGCACTTTAGTGGTCTTTTACTTTATGAGTTCAGTTTTAGTCAAAGATCATGGTAAGCAATGTTATGAAAACTGTCGCCACAATGATTTGAGATCGGTTTTTACAATATACAAGGAACAGTAAAATTAATTCGTGAGAATTAAATCAAGTAATActtgaccagaagatgacccaaACGTTTTGGTGTTTCTAgccaaacgtcaaggtcacagccaATGTTAATgggaaacaaacattatgtctgttgtttataaatacaaGTCCAACTCAAATTTAGaataacttgtttttaagttaaattaatACTATAAATGTTAAGTATTGTTTCTTAGGATTCGTTCAAAAGGCGTATGGTTTTCTATTTCAAGGCGAGGATCGATGGCTGAGCACACTTCTGCTGCAGCAGGGCTATCGTATCGACTATATCGCGGCCGCAGACGCTCTTACCCACGCCCCGGAAACATTTTCTGAGTTTTTCAACCAGCGACGTCGATGGGGTCCTTCCACCCTGGCGAACATCATAGATCTGCTGGGCAGCTGGAAGTCCACCATAAGCATTAACGACAACGTGAGCACGCTGTACATACTGTACCAGTTCTGTATGATGATCTCCACCATACTTGGACCCGCCACCATTCTCCTCATGTTGGCAGGTGCCTTCACTGTCGTGTTCAAGACAAGCGTACTGGGTTCTTATCTGATGGCCCTTGCTCCCGCTATAGGATTCATAGTGATCTGTATATTTGCGTCCACGGACACCCAGATGACGATAGCATCCATCATGAGCGCTTTTTACGCTATTATCATGACCATTGTGTTGGTTGGTACTGTTGGCCAGGCTATTGAAGGTGGTGTGACTAGTCCGAACGTCGTGTTCTTGGTAATGCTGGTGTTCATCTTCTTTGTGTCTGCCATCATGCACCCAGAGGAATTCTTCTGTGTTATCCCAGGCGCTTTGTACTTTATCTGCCTGCCGACGGGCTATCTGCTGCTGACCATTTATTACCTGTGTAATATGAACGTCGTGTCATGGGGAACCCGCGAGATCCCCAAGCGTAAAACCAAGGAAGAAATCGAGCAGGAAAAACTTGAAGCGGAAGAACACCGCCGAAAGAAAgaggaaaaaaataaaggaCTCCTTGGATGGATGGGTCTCAATGGCTTCTTCAAGGAGCTGGGCGATGTCATAAGGCAAGCGAGGGGTGACGTCACGGCACAGCAGAAAAAATCCGAGTCTGACCGGCTCCTGGAGGAGCTACTGCGGGAGATACGGGACGAGAGACGCTCGACGCGCGGACTCTCTCGCCTTTCGTCAACTATGGACATGGCGGACATTGGCGTGGACTCGTGCCCAGCGCCGGAGATTGTTACGGTAGAAAAAAAGCAGGAACCGGAACCACAGCCCAAGAAGGAGGAAGATCACGTGCCAATCTGGCTTCAGAAAGAGGATGTAAACAAGCCCGCCTGGCTCAACACAAAGACCTGCGGAGATGGGCCGATAAAGCGTTTATCCGAGAAAGAAAATGTCTTTTGGAAACAGATAATTGCAAAGTACCTTCATCCCATAACCGAAGACAAAAGCCATCAGGAAAAAGTTCAATACGACCTGAAAAATCTGCGAAACAATGTTGTGTTTGGTTTTTTCATGAGTAGCGCTTTGTGGATTGCACTGGCCATGCAGCTTCAGATCTTACAAGAGGACTTGAAAAACTCGATATTCATCAAAATCCCACGCCTCGACAAGGACGAACCGTTGGCGATTGAACCTTTGGGGCTAATTTTCTTGGCATTTTTCGCTTCCATCTTGAGCGTACAGTTCCTTGGTATGTTGTTCCACAGGTGGGGAACGGTGATGCACATGTTGTCCATCACGGAGCTCTCTTGTGGGAAAACATTCACGGAAAAAGACAAAGTTCGAGAAATAATTTCAAAGGCCATGGAGCTTCAGAAACTATGCAACATTGAGAACGAACCGATGCCTGATTACGACGACCCGCTGCCGGATTACGGGTATTCCGACGAAGGAGAAACTCTTGACACGACATCGCTGGCAACTGCGGACACGTGGTCTATAAATCCACCGTCTTACCAAGCTAATATGCCGATAGGGTTCTACAACGACCCGCATAATCGCAAACAGGCCATATTTAATAACCGGGGAAACCCTAGCGGCGCTGCACTGCGCAAGGCGTTCGAGAAGCGTTTCCGGAATGAGGCACAGCACTATCGGTCTGACCCGGCTATGGATGAAGATAGGGCCGTGGCACTATATGATATCTTTGAACACGACCCCGCAAACGTCGTCTAAAAAGTATCGTCGTAATGTGGTTTtgtatttaacatatttcttacCCCTATGTATCATGGAGGAGATCAGCGATCGATAGCCATGTGGCAAAATACGGATCACGTTGGCAGACTATGTCAACGATTTCCTCATGCTCCTTCTGTTCAATTATCATTAGACTGTGTTGATCAACATATTCGCAAATTTGGTTTTTGGTTGCTTAACTTTCTGaaatcattttgtcaaataaatgtcAGAGTTTACagatttttgaaataaatggaaGTACGCAGTCGTTATTCGCTGAATCCCTGTGATTAGTAGTAATTCATTCGTCAATTTAATTTAGTACCGTCTgtataaaatgtgaaaacaacATGTTGTTTATGCAGTTGTTTTATATGGGTCACTCTTCGTTTAGAACAGACATTAGTTAAAAATCGACGCATACCTAAGTCAGAAAATAGCAAAATAATCCAAAAACCTGCAAAATATACTCCTTTTACATATagcaaataaattaatatcataCAACGTTTTGTTTAGTTTAGAAAGAGTAAAGTTTACCATCTAGAATATCGTGCCAATCAAGCTTAACCATTTCTGAAGAAAATTAATGTCGTTCGTTAGGCCGATCGATATTCTTTTTGTCAAATATCGTATCCGTGGGAGCTCGACATTCAAACTACGATTTCGAAAGAAATTTATGTAGATTGTCGTATTGTCGTTTGTAGAGTCACCTcgacattcatttttaatgCGAATGTCGAAAACAGGAATGGTACAGATCCCGTTGGCAGACTAATGTCAACAACGACAACTCGTTTGTCGTGCCAGcctgacatttattttttgactgtCAAATGTCTATTATCGCGATATTTACAAGCTCGACCTTCACTGTTTGAATGTCGTTTGTCGAGCCAGCCCGATATTATATGTCAAATGATGTTTGTTGAGCTAGCTTCACAAAACacagataaaatattttgatcatttatttttacCGGGTTTTACAAATCGATGTGACAATAGTTCATGATATTACCAATTCTGAATTAGAtggtttgagaaaaaaaatatatcaataaaacaaaaactattgcACATTTACAAAAGCTGATTAGTACAGATGCAGCAGCCGCTGGCGATAAAagtgatttgattttatattttaaataatattatatttttgtttaaaacaaggGTCACAAATCTCCCTATTCTGCATATAACTTTACGTTACCATATCACATATTATGGCGAACACGCTATGCAAATGGCATCATTGCTTACAAGTGCAAATTGACGTTATTCTGATACGAGCTAATGTATACACAGAACTTATACCACAGATAGTACTTTTTAAAAGAGTGAATTATAACGCCACTGTTTTTGAGCACCAAATaaattatgcttaaaatatgcattatacGTATAACGACTAGGCAAGTATCTGGCTATCCGGTATCATCCAAACTGTGTACGCCTCGCAGCAGTCCGAGCGCCTGCGTCCACGTGACGTTCCTGTCGCCATTTCGCTCCGTCTCCCTTGAGACGACCGGAAGTGAGCGCGAAGAGCGGGAGGAGGAAGGCTTGTAGGAGGGCGTCAGAAAGTTGTAGCTAGATATCAGCTCGTTCTCGATGCGCTGACTTCCGGACAGGCGGTCAGCCTGCTCAACCTTGATGCGGGACACTCGGTCCACCAGTTCCGGCATGCTCATGTCGCGAGACCGAAGCTTCCGGGGACTACCGGACCGCGATGACTCTGACTGGGAGAGCGATTCTGAGTGTTCCTGTTCAACGGACAAGGAGTGTTTGCCAGACAGAAACATGGACCTTTTACTATCTAACGAAACTCTACGCAAACGCTCAGCTCTCTGATGTGAATCAACATTGTCAATACTATTTTCACTCGCTTTGTCTATTTCGTTCACATTTGCCATCGCGGGCGACTTGCTGACTGACAGTCGCCTATCTACCGCCTCGGTGTCGGAAGTTGGATTGTACCCATACTTCATGGGGTAGAGCACCGCCGCCTGTAGCCTCAGGGAATCGTTGGTGGAGCCGCGATGGACCACATTGTCCCGAGGATCAGGTACCTTATCATCCACGTCGGGAATGCCGTGCTTCTTGGCAAGTTTGTGAACAAGGTCAAATAGATTTTTGGTTCCgctatattttaatttgataatgtCTGAAAATGAAACATCGTTTTTACGCTTTATCCTGCCTCCATAAGAAGAAACAGACATGGTATCGTCCCAGACTCTAAGGTCAAACCTGTCAGGAACTTCAGTTATTGTCTGCTTTTCAGATTCTTCACATGTTTCGTCTGCTTCCTTTTCTACTTCATCTATCATTGGCAACATCGGTGCGAAAGCTATACTTTGTTTCCGAGACTTAGAGTTCTGCTGTAGCCTTGAATCTTTCTGGGTTGCCTCTTCTTGCTTTTCCTTAGAATGCCAAATTTCCTCAACTTGTTCGCGGTCAATACCGGTTTGAAGGAAAACAGGCCCACCTTTAAACTCCAAGTGTGAGTCGTCATGATCAGACTCAGGATCATCTTCAGAAGGATCCGGttcattaacattatttacAGTTATTTCCACATCCTCTCTCGGTTCAGGTGTTTTTGCCGCCGCTTCAAATTTTAGTCTGAGGTGGAGTTCTTCGAGCAGCTCCCTCTCGCGGTCGTGTCTCTGCTGCTCCTTTATCATCCTCGCATGATCCAGTCTCGTCTGCTTTATTTTGCGCACATACCGTGCTAGTTTCATCCGCATCTTGATTTGTTCCCGCCGGATATTGTTCACGGTGCACGCGGCGTCCTTCCGATACATGTTGAGCGTGCGCTTGTATTCAAGCTCACTTCCGGCGACGCGCGTAATCACCACACGCCCGACCTCGCTCTGCAAGCCCGCGATCTTGGCATAGGAAGACTGTGACATTACCAGTTCCTGTAAAACATCACAGGTTTTATAAGCAAACCAAAACGGACTGcagcaaaacaaacaacaacaaaaaaactgaGTTATTTGATTATGCTAGAAAACCTTTCAACAAACAGATTATTTAATACTTTAGCGATAAGGTTGTTTTGGGGTGggattttttcattaaaaagagaCAGTTACAGAAACTAACCTTCTTCATTTCGGTCCTAATCCATCTAAACATGCCATCGTCACCCTGTGAATTCCGCATCCGAAGCATTGTGACTCTAAACAATCGTTTTTATATTTCTTGTGTTTCTTCCCTTTCAAACTTGGTAATTATACCAGAGTGTTATAAAAAGTGTTTGTCCTTAATGAGCACAAAAGGAGCATGGCGGAAACAATCACACCGACTTCAGACTTActtcaatataatattgaagTTGACTCAAGAACGATTAAACTTAGTTCTGAaccgttttgttgttgtaaatcATTTTGTCTTGTTCATAagtattgtttgttatacatattaaCACATACAATATCAGCTAGATAATGAGTCCTTGGCAAAACAGAATAGTCCTTAAGGTCAGAAACCACCATTCATGTGTCCAGTTACTGTTGAAGTACTTCAAGTATATTTGTAAGCACAAACTTTTGCAAAGGTTTTCCTTTATCAGAGCcgcaaataaaataatatttagacAAAGTGCACAGCTGATCAGCAAGAAGTTATACTAGCAATTGATCCTGATAAATCTGATATTGGAAAAAGCTGGCATGAGTTAAACCAATAGGCGCCTCACTCGATTCGTCGTATGAAAACAGTATGAACAACTAAACCAACAAATGAAAGTCATATAGGAAAAGCTTATTTATTCTTTTCTACTGTAATGCTACCATTGGATCTCTTGAATGATTTAGTAAACCTCATAAAGTAAACTGAAATGATTTAATACACATAACAACTGTTAACAAAACTGAGagtacatatgtacatgtaatttcTTAGCTTCTgtgtacattttaacatttgcaAACCATCTGTACCAGCAACGC from Mya arenaria isolate MELC-2E11 chromosome 3, ASM2691426v1 harbors:
- the LOC128226286 gene encoding chitin synthase chs-2-like yields the protein MMPREQVSSSATFQAVFRFFKVICYMFFIIALVCSAAVSKLCVLLMTSGITKVTRLLPEHNWPAKTQLVISMCFPYGIWFLVYSAKSLFGSTAWPSLPLLTSALLVELLHTLGMCLLVFRVLPLLDMLRALILLASIYTIPAFLKTVFEGRDPNISLSRKCSMFMLNCGAFLIQIGSIVLCLMYQIPMTPDEKLAIRNKVLRDNIEVMVPRPMLREGYFGNYIVYELPLALILISLAYWENFVDDDMEICGRVLAFRSWKKHLHHTRGRLYIFVSVWKALWVVAFAILLQPGFNFNLHYTQYTISSNKTGTSNATLLNTTLIPVASNMSINTIETDTFSILEYPVYGDYGAGNAGGGSATINPLVKLTEPTVNIENDTKKSLNITRSLKDIFKLSKQTIRHFELYGIVYIQIISSSLTTYFGSTACKLCMQLMGFSLPLMLILPVSVAFIVLQCVYQFLPTGVFIWVGVETGSNTWILHLAWLGVVWLSEVYIVSHIWFPSNGRMERIDRLFVTPVRCGILPDQSLMLRRRRNDQDTSLLPDVDDESYDPDALQYKADDVVPQIYACATMWHETRAEMTNLLKSLFRMDIDHSGRYLAQKFYKIRDPDYYEFEAHLFFDDAMELSDDDNLVPNMFVGDLMECIDDSLSSVHERQMTLGPPTRTPTPYGGRLTWKLPGGTKLIAHLKDKHKIRHKKRWSQVMYMYYLLGYRILAQPENLLTKDMIDGYRSDGEFQRVKLTESQLRRRRKAAHFTRSVIFNYVTDDVHTQAENTYILTLDGDVDFHPDAVRLLIDSLKTNKKVGAACGRIHPIGSGPLCWYQQFEYAIGHWLQKASEHVFGCVMCAPGCFSLFRGSAMMDDNVARTYATRATEAGHYVQYDQGEDRWLSTLLLQQGYRIDYIAAADALTHAPETFSEFFNQRRRWGPSTLANIIDLLGSWKSTISINDNVSTLYILYQFCMMISTILGPATILLMLAGAFTVVFKTSVLGSYLMALAPAIGFIVICIFASTDTQMTIASIMSAFYAIIMTIVLVGTVGQAIEGGVTSPNVVFLLSCGKTFTEKDKVREIISKAMELQKLCNIENEPMPDYDDPLPDYGYSDEGETLDTTSLATADTWSINPPSYQANMPIGFYNDPHNRKQAIFNNRGNPSGAALRKAFEKRFRNEAQHYRSDPAMDEDRAVALYDIFEHDPANVV
- the LOC128228748 gene encoding uncharacterized protein LOC128228748, translated to MLRMRNSQGDDGMFRWIRTEMKKELVMSQSSYAKIAGLQSEVGRVVITRVAGSELEYKRTLNMYRKDAACTVNNIRREQIKMRMKLARYVRKIKQTRLDHARMIKEQQRHDRERELLEELHLRLKFEAAAKTPEPREDVEITVNNVNEPDPSEDDPESDHDDSHLEFKGGPVFLQTGIDREQVEEIWHSKEKQEEATQKDSRLQQNSKSRKQSIAFAPMLPMIDEVEKEADETCEESEKQTITEVPDRFDLRVWDDTMSVSSYGGRIKRKNDVSFSDIIKLKYSGTKNLFDLVHKLAKKHGIPDVDDKVPDPRDNVVHRGSTNDSLRLQAAVLYPMKYGYNPTSDTEAVDRRLSVSKSPAMANVNEIDKASENSIDNVDSHQRAERLRRVSLDSKRSMFLSGKHSLSVEQEHSESLSQSESSRSGSPRKLRSRDMSMPELVDRVSRIKVEQADRLSGSQRIENELISSYNFLTPSYKPSSSRSSRSLPVVSRETERNGDRNVTWTQALGLLRGVHSLDDTG